One region of Polypterus senegalus isolate Bchr_013 chromosome 11, ASM1683550v1, whole genome shotgun sequence genomic DNA includes:
- the znhit2 gene encoding zinc finger HIT domain-containing protein 2 translates to MAEDQADHLARASTTLDGVSGLKDILIPSRVQSTDQEFLIMPSSEADTSSLCGLCIANPGHYTCPRCNIRFCSLECYRGDNHGACSEEFYKESIFEHLKLEQASEEGKRRMEEILLRTHQMENSEESEQFEDGLQTEGLSERLAELDLDKMSEDEIWDHLSEGDKRKFNDLLSNGKIGIMVKQWVPWWEKHETRLVEEIEGNMEAEDIRVIGLSKNEVKKVACLSKQNEKSEPEITEMRANLTNRKKTSVPHIYTNILPLNTLNRSPSHLVRYNLVNALYSYTFCLQLYNGDISENFIKLEFTQALLNISQALGSARVFGSIEEALHAGVDSVRTSPLYDKDDPHAALRAVLAVAHVLVGENRSQVSRYTLASLSQMRRVLGYVRKTDPQLSEEEKKKYFRAQKKIEFLMAWVCENENMLITLALKVQSKYKTFMREQIEIKAGELKLEKTQGQRALSNKVALIEELN, encoded by the coding sequence atggcTGAAGATCAAGCAGATCATTTAGCAAGAGCAAGCACAACACTAGATGGAGTTTCTGGCCTGAAAGACATTCTCATTCCCAGTAGAGTACAGTCAACTGATCAAGAGTTCCTTATAATGCCTTCAAGTGAGGCTGACACATCTAGCCTTTGTGGATTGTGCATCGCTAATCCTGGACATTACACCTGTCCACGCTGCAATATTCGTTTCTGTTCTTTAGAATGTTATCGTGGAGATAACCATGGAGCATGTTCCGAAGAGTTCTATAAAGAGTCTATCTTTGAGCACTTGAAATTGGAACAAGCAAGTGAGGAAGGAAAGCGACGGATGGAGGAAATCCTTTTGCGAACACATCAGATGGAAAATAGTGAAGAATCAGAGCAGTTTGAAGATGGCTTGCAGACAGAAGGGTTGTCAGAGAGGCTGGCAGAGTTAGACTTGGATAAAATGTCAGAAGATGAGATTTGGGATCATCTTAGTGAAGGAGATAAGAGAAAGTTTAATGATCTCCTAAGTAATGGAAAAATAGGAATAATGGTGAAGCAGTGGGTGCCATGGTGGGAAAAGCACGAGACAAGATTAGTGGAAGAAATAGAGGGAAACATGGAGGCAGAAGACATAAGAGTGATTGGTCTTTCTAAGAATGAAGTGAAGAAAGTGGCCTGTTTgtcaaagcaaaatgaaaaaagtgagcCTGAAATTACAGAAATGAGAGCTAACTTAACTAATAGGAAGAAAACTTCTGTCCCACACATATACACTAATATCCTTCCTCTCAACACATTGAATCGTAGCCCATCTCATCTTGTCAGGTACAACCTTGTCAATGCTTTGTATTCTTACACATTTTGTCTGCAGCTTTACAATGGGGACATATCGGAGAACTTCATAAAGCTGGAGTTCACCCAGGCTTTATTGAACATTTCACAAGCCCTGGGCTCAGCCAGGGTCTTTGGCTCCATAGAAGAAGCCCTGCATGCAGGTGTAGATTCAGTACGGACTAGTCCTCTGTATGACAAGGATGATCCCCATGCTGCACTACGTGCCGTATTAGCTGTAGCCCATGTACTTGTGGGAGAAAATCGATCCCAGGTTAGCAGGTACACGCTGGCTTCTCTGTCACAGATGCGAAGAGTCTTGGGTTATGTGCGGAAAACAGACCCACAATTATcagaggaggaaaagaaaaaatatttcagggCCCAGAAAAAGATAGAATTTTTGATGGCCTGGGTGTGTGAGAATGAGAATATGTTAATCACCCTTGCCCTCAAGGTGCAGTCAAAGTACAAGACCTTCATGCGTGAGCAAATTGAAATTAAAGCTGGTGAACTGAAACTGGAAAAGACCCAGGGACAACGGGCATTGTCCAACAAAGTAGCTCTCATTGAGGAGCTGAACTGA